The Daphnia carinata strain CSIRO-1 chromosome 2, CSIRO_AGI_Dcar_HiC_V3, whole genome shotgun sequence genome has a segment encoding these proteins:
- the LOC130685879 gene encoding ammonium transporter Rh type A-like — protein sequence MSMEDGLRPRRQRMMHIPFLLFLQAVLIVLFGFFVEYDSPAEPEIHAGTTAPKNTAHDGVGNSSDAGKKTTESANGHHRANDDVNTLGHYYPMFQDVHVMIFIGFGFLMTFLKKYGYSAVALNFLIAAITLQWATLCQGFFHGLGSSDSIHVSITNLLNADFASATVLISFGAVLGVTTPFQLIVMSLIEIVIFAGNEHLGLETFKVSDIGASMLVHVFGAYFGLAVSFILRRDHTSDNEGPSYTSDTFAMIGTIFLWLFWPSFNSGLAEGDAQHRAVINTYYSLAACCVTAFALSSLVSKDNKFDMVHIQNSTLAGGVAIGTAADMMIHPWGAMVVGSTAGALSVLGYRFFTPAMNKKLNIHDTCGVHNLHGMPGVMAGIVGAITAAMATQEEYGVSLFRQFPARVPELNTTEFIQLKSQFADMEPGLGRSATMQAAYQMYALLTTLAVAIVGGLLTGFLLKLPIFDQVPRHRLFDDELSWEVPESEEHEDHLLHHAEQGRNKRIGPATGSEPGMIPLMNR from the exons ATGTCGATGGAAGATGGTTTACGTCCGCGTCGGCAGCGGATGATGCACATTCCATTCCTGTTGTTCCTCCAGGCCGTTCTCATCGTCCTGTTTGGTTTCTTCGTTGAATACGATTCGCCGGCCGAGCCCGAGATTCACGCAGGTACGACGGCACCTAAAAACACAGCCCACGATGGCGTCGGAAATAGCAGCGACGCTGGCAAGAAGACAACTGAAAGTGCCAACGGACATCATCGGGCTAATGATGACGTCAATACTCTCGGACATTATTATCCCA TGTTTCAGGATGTCCACGTCATGATTTTCATCGGTTTCGGATTCTTGATGACGTTCTTGAAGAAGTACGGCTATAGTGCTGTTGCTCTCAATTTCCTGATCGCCGCCATTACCCTACAATGGGCCACCCTCTGTCAGGGATTCTTCCACGGGCTGGGAAGCTCTGATTCGATTCACGTTAGTATTACCAA tttGCTGAACGCCGATTTCGCCTCGGCCACGGTCCTCATTTCTTTCGGCGCCGTCCTCGGAGTGACGACGCCCTTCCAACTCATCGTCATGTCCTTGATTGAGATTGTCATCTTTGCTGGCAACGAACACCTCGGATTGGAGACGTTCAAA gtttcGGATATCGGAGCTTCGATGCTCGTCCACGTCTTTGGCGCCTATTTCGGATTGGCCGTCAGTTTCATATTGCGCAGAGATCACACGTCTGATAATGAAGGACCTTCCTACACATCCGATACGTTTGCAATGATTG GTACCAttttcctttggttattttGGCCCAGCTTCAATTCCGGATTGGCTGAAGGCGATGCCCAGCATCGGGCAGTGATCAACACTTACTATTCGCTGGCCGCTTGTTGCGTAACGGCCTTTGCGCTCTCCTCTTTGGTCAGCAAAGACAATAAATTCGACATG GTGCATATTCAAAATTCGACATTAGCTGGAGGTGTGGCTATTGGCACCGCGGCCGATATGATGATCCATCCTTGGGGAGCCATGGTAGTCGGAAGCACAGCGGGAGCCTTGTCCGTTCTCGGCTATCGATTCTTTACG CCTGCAATGAACAAGAAGTTGAACATCCACGACACTTGTGGTGTCCACAATTTGCACGGGATGCCCGGCGTGATGGCGGGCATCGTCGGAGCAATTACCGCTGCCATGGCAACCCAAGAAGAATACGGTGTCAG TTTGTTCCGTCAGTTCCCGGCCAGAGTACCCGAATTAAACACGACGGAATTCATCCAGCTGAAGAGCCAATTTGCTGATATGGAGCCAGGCCTGGGCCGTTCTGCTACCATGCAAGCGGCTTATCAAATGTATGCCCTTCTAACCACTCTCGCTGTCGCCATTGTAGGTGGTCTTCTGACAG GATTTCTGCTGAAGTTACCCATCTTCGACCAAGTTCCCCGCCATAGGCTGTTTGATGATGAACTGTCTTGGGAAGTGCCCGAATCTGAGGAACATGAAGACCACCTTTTACATCATGCTGAACAAGGCCGGAACAAGAGGATTGGGCCAGCCACCGGTTCGGAGCCTGGCATGATTCCGCTAATGAATCGATGA
- the LOC130685843 gene encoding ammonium transporter Rh type A-like, producing the protein MSWKHFLMHGRHIPFLLGIQVAFIVLFGVFVEYDKEAHSARAFDKDANATTNEGNSLGHYYPMFQDVHVMMFIGFGFLMTFLKKYGYSAVAVNFLIAAIVLQWATLCQGFYHTFDGQKIHITITSLLNADFASATVLISFGAVIGVTTPLQLAVMAVCEIAIFASNEHLGLEILRISDIGASMLVHVFGAYFGLAVSCVLRRDVTSEKEGATYNSDIFAMIGTIFLWLFWPSFNAGLAEGDAQHRAVINTYYSLAACCVTAFAISSLVSKEHKFDMVHIQNSTLAGGVAIGTAADMMINPFGAMIVGSIAGTVSVLGYRYLTPVINRKFGIHDTCGVHNLHGMPGVIAGIVGAITAAAATQEEYGYSLYRQFSARGPLEGTPEYVELHHHIEHLHPGLGRSASMQGGYQIATLFITMAIAISGGLVTGLILRLPIFGKVPRDHLFDDELSWEVPESEHHHQGISQASHHDTSASPMVHHGKAVGDTHM; encoded by the exons atgtCCTGGAAACATTTCTTGATGCACGGACGCCATATCCCGTTCTTACTGGGCATCCAGGTGGCTTTCATCGTCTTGTTTGGGGTCTTTGTCGAGTACGACAAGGAAGCGCACAGCGCCAGAGCTTTCGATAAAGATGCAAATGCGACCACCAACGAGGGCAACAGCCTCGGCCATTATTATCCAA tGTTCCAGGATGTGCACGTCATGATGTTCATCGGTTTCGGATTTCTGATGACTTTCTTAAAGAAGTACGGCTACAGTGCTGTTGCTGTTAATTTCCTGATTGCTGCCATCGTCCTCCAATGGGCCACCCTTTGCCAGGGGTTCTATCACACGTTCGATGGCCAAAAGATTCACATTACCATCACCAG TTtgttgaacgctgatttcgcgTCGGCCACTGTTTTGATTTCGTTCGGCGCCGTCATCGGCGTCACGACGCCACTCCAATTGGCCGTGATGGCCGTCTGTGAGATTGCCATTTTCGCTAGTAACGAACATCTTGGCCTGGAAATTTTGAGG ATTTCCGATATTGGAGCGTCGATGCTCGTCCACGTCTTTGGCGCTTATTTCGGACTGGCCGTTAGTTGCGTCTTGCGTCGCGACGTCACTTCAGAGAAGGAAGGCGCCACTTACAATTCAGACATCTTCGCCATGATTG GAACCATATTCCTGTGGCTGTTTTGGCCCAGTTTCAATGCCGGACTGGCTGAAGGCGATGCCCAGCACAGGGCAGTGATCAACACGTATTATTCGCTGGCCGCTTGCTGCGTGACGGCCTTTGCCATCTCCTCATTAGTCAGCAAAGAACACAAATTCGATATG GTTCACATCCAAAATTCAACGCTGGCTGGAGGCGTGGCCATCGGCACAGCGGCGGACATGATGATCAACCCGTTCGGTGCCATGATTGTCGGTAGTATCGCTGGAACTGTGTCCGTTCTCGGTTATCGATACCTAACG CCAGTGATTAACCGCAAATTCGGCATTCACGATACTTGCGGCGTTCACAATTTGCATGGCATGCCCGGCGTGATTGCGGGAATCGTCGGTGCGATCACGGCCGCAGCGGCCACTCAAGAAGAATATGGATACAG TTTGTATAGGCAATTCTCGGCAAGAGGACCGCTGGAAGGCACTCCCGAATACGTTGAGCTTCACCATCACATTGAACATCTTCATCCGGGATTGGGTCGTTCAGCTTCGATGCAAGGAGGTTACCAGATCGCAACCTTGTTCATCACTATGGCAATAGCGATCAGTGGTGGGCTAGTaacag ggcTGATTTTGCGTTTGCCAATATTCGGCAAGGTGCCCAGAGATCATTTGTTTGATGACGAATTATCGTGGGAGGTGCCCGAAAGTGAGCACCATCATCAAGGGATCAGTCAGGCTAGTCATCACGACACGTCGGCTTCACCGATGGTCCATCACGGCAAAGCAGTGGGCGATACGCACATGTAA
- the LOC130685858 gene encoding chymotrypsinogen A-like — MQPILFFLLAVVAVVTGVPHGEGRMSGGIPITIAPPGTEGYKAMFPYVVSIEYEDSHICGGFIYSEKWVVTTASCVENKVLSSLVVVAGQVNLIDYDYSEERHAVFRVFPYDTYDSVTRADDIALIELSSNISFADTYKNFIKFNEVYTDEKPTPLGTFMGWGATVDGGGFSPRLRYAELTMLETSGICGTYGADEFQISKMICAMDMTSPPTIAPCTFDEGSPIVQTYGTTGAETTIAVGVLSKRSPTCNPEEPSVFTRLSVYYAWLYRVAGQQPTSARR; from the exons ATGCAGCCTATCCTATTCTTCTTGttagctgttgttgctgttgttacAG GTGTTCCTCATGGAGAAGGACGTATGTCCGGAGGAATCCCGATTACCATCGCACCCCCGGGAACCGAAGGATATAAAGCTATGTTCCCGTATGTTGTTTCCATCGAGTACGAGGATTCACACATTTGCGGAGGCTTCATTTACAGCGAAAAATGGGTCGTCACAACAGCGTCATGTGTGGAGAA TAAGGTTCTTAGCAGCTTAGTGGTTGTGGCCGGACAGGTAAATTTGATTGATTACGACTATTCCGAAGAAAGGCATGCCGTTTTCAGAGTGTTCCCTTACGACACCTATGATAGTGTCACGCGAGCAGATGACATCGCTCTGATCGAG TTATCAAGCAATATCAGCTTTGCCGACACCTACAAAAATTTCATCAAGTTCAATGAAGTCTATACGGATGAGAAACCTACTCCTCTTGGAACATTTATGGGATGGGGCGCCACAGTG GATGGAGGAGGATTTTCTCCAAGGCTCCGCTATGCCGAACTTACTATGCTAGAAACCAGTGGCATATGCGGAACGTACGGCGCGGATGAATTCCAAATTTCCAAGATGATATGCGCCATGGACATGACAAGTCCCCCTACTA TTGCTCCTTGCACCTTCGACGAAGGTTCTCCAATAGTTCAAACATACGGAACTACGGGAGCTGAAACAACGATTGCCGTCGGTGTGTTATCTAAACGCAGTCCAACTTGCAATCCCGAGGAACCGAGCGTCTTCACCCGCCTTTCGGTTTACTACGCATGGCTGTACAGGGTCGCCGGACAGCAACCAACATCCGCTAGACGTTAA
- the LOC130685865 gene encoding trypsin alpha-like — MKPVVLFISIICSVTGLAVLNERIIGGDVATLEQFPYVVSVIENERHSCGGFIYNNRWIITAASCVDGKLPSALKIMAGGLDWNVMTGDEQIISVYNIYIFEGYNRTFNVNDIALIKVTRDIDFNLPNIDFVRYNEVNTDDLTGIVIGWGATAENGTESNELRYGTVDIKEEIQCGDYSQPEFKLSSMICAYGAIAEPPVPTAGSPCQYDQGSPLIQSSIGQDIAVGVMSKTESCSMDSASVYTRLSIFYSWLQQTAGPQPLQ; from the exons ATGAAACCTGTCGTCCTCTTCATCTCTATCATCTGCTCCGTTACAG gactggcTGTTTTGAACGAACGCATCATCGGAGGTGATGTGGCTACACTGGAGCAATTCCCGTACGTCGTCTCCGTGATTGAAAACGAACGTCATTCCTGCGGTGGGTTCATTTACAATAACCGATGGATCATCACGGCTGCATCCTGCGTCGATGG gaaattacCGAGCGCATTGAAAATCATGGCGGGCGGCTTAGATTGGAACGTGATGACGGGCGACGAACAAATCATATCCGTttataatatttatattttcgAAGGGTATAACAGGACGTTCAACGTGAACGATATTGCGCTTATTAAG GTGACGAGAGACATTGATTTTAACTTGCCCAATATTGATTTCGTCAGATACAACGAAGTCAACACGGACGATTTAACTGGCATTGTCATCGGATGGGGTGCCACTGCG GAAAATGGGACAGAATCTAATGAGCTTCGCTACGGAACAGTGGAcattaaagaagaaattcaatgTGGCGATTACTCTCAGCCGGAATTCAAACTCTCTTCTATGATATGCGCTTACGGCGCGATTGCCGAACCACCAg TCCCCACTGCGGGGTCTCCATGTCAATACGATCAAGGATCTCCCCTCATTCAATCGAGCATCGGGCAAGACATTGCTGTCGGTGTCATGTCAAAGACCGAAAGCTGTTCGATGGACTCTGCTAGCGTCTACACTCGCTTGTCTATTTTCTATTCGTGGCTGCAACAAACGGCCGGCCCACAACCGCTGCAATGA
- the LOC130685853 gene encoding trypsin alpha-like, whose amino-acid sequence MKSVLIFIAVVCSVSALPSGRINEGTLAEPGNYPYVVSITENDRHICGGFIYSARWIVTAASCVEGKTPSTLRVVAGQVSAINLDPNEQTVSVYTVTIFPQYDSDLKLNDIALLKLTADINMDGENVDFVGYNEAVNGVDAEIMGWGATFEGGFESVNLRYATAFINVKGAGDLCGTFDTTAFNFATMICASTVADPPPARAVGSPCKYDEGSPLVQKLGTDSVATVVGILSKSDDCSLDTAVSVYTRVSIFYSWLINTAGQQPVRTTTLHPQQQLSTPMVKNKTVHRDFYAKPSLSRCLSIPLANSIYDVVGKHILDMNKHV is encoded by the exons ATGAAGTCCGTTCTGATTTTCATCGCCGTCGTTTGCTCCGTCTCTG CGCTTCCAAGCGGGCGCATCAATGAGGGAACTCTAGCCGAGCCTGGAAACTATCCGTACGTGGTTTCTATTACTGAGAACGATCGCCATATCTGTGGTGGTTTCATCTACAGTGCAAGATGGATCGTCACTGCGGCTTCTTGTGTTGAAGG GAAAACACCGAGCACACTGAGAGTCGTAGCTGGCCAAGTAAGCGCAATCAATCTTGATCCTAACGAGCAGACGGTTTCCGTGTACACCGTCACCATTTTCCCGCAATACGACAGCGATTTAAAGCTGAACGACATCGCTCTCCTGAAG CTTACTGCGGACATTAACATGGATGGCGAAAACGTTGATTTTGTTGGTTACAACGAAGCAGTTAATGGCGTAGACGCAGAAATCATGGGATGGGGTGCTACGTTC GAAGGAGGATTCGAATCCGTTAACCTTCGCTATGCGACAGCCTTCATCAATGTTAAGGGTGCCGGCGATCTTTGTGGCACTTTTGATACTACCGCATTTAATTTCGCGACCATGATTTGCGCTTCGACTGTCGCTGATC CTCCACCTGCACGGGCTGTCGGATCACCTTGCAAGTACGACGAGGGATCGCCTCTAGTTCAAAAACTCGGTACCGACAGCGTTGCGACTGTTGTTGGTATTTTATCCAAGAGTGACGATTGCTCGTTGGATACAGCGGTTAGCGTTTACACGCGCGTCTCCATCTTCTACTCATGGCTGATCAACACAGCCGGTCAACAGCCAGTTAGAACGACGACACTGCACCCACAACAACAACTATCGACCCCAATGgtaaaaaataagactgtACATAGGGATTTTTATGCGAAACCATCTCTTAGCAGATGTCTTTCAATACCGCTAGCGAATTCGATCTACGACGTCGTTGGCAAACATATTTTGGACATGAATAAACACGTTTAA